A single Anopheles maculipalpis chromosome 3RL, idAnoMacuDA_375_x, whole genome shotgun sequence DNA region contains:
- the LOC126564559 gene encoding lachesin-like, which yields MMHNCTELHRTAHTAAFEGGGNETTAARMGRSPLLRAQRMEFLQRSTIALVIVVCVLNASHISATAQGEQDDTVEETNSYILDKDLPKFGEPIQNLTVPVGREAVLTCVINNLQTYKVAWLRVDTQTILTIQTHVITKNHRMTIAHVEGRAWVLRIRDVKESDKGWYMCQVNTDPMRNQIGYLNVVVPPNILDYPTSTDMVVREGSNVTLKCAASGSPTPSIMWRREGNEPVSAGATSLNSSTFSISRVNRLHMGAYLCIASNGIPPSVSKRVMLIVHFPPMIWIQDQLVGAALGQRLTLECQSEAYPRSINYWMKNDTIITQGKHFEPSIKEINNYKVVMKLTIKDINIADFGTYKCVVKNSLGETDGSIKVYHIPSTTAMATSPPATTTIATTTEAVFRKNYKNKVYRPPLDEFSSSSNKITETGDSAETWNIDGTIEKDRDHRYRDKGAGFSEDQREKEAFVDTEGNSRGSLNAVSSRSALLISVLYTLFVGMVRECR from the exons ATGATGCACAACTGCACTGAGCTGCATCGAACTGCACATACTGCGGCGTTTGAAGGTGGTGGCAACGAAACGACGGCAGCCAGGATGGGCAGGTCACCTCTGCTACGAGCACAGAGAATGGAATTTCTCCAGCGGTCTACGATAGCGCTGGTCATTGTGGTGTGTGTACTGAATGCATCCCACATCTCTGCCACTGCTCAGGGAGAACAAG ATGACACCGTAGAGGAAACGAATTCTTATATACTGGACAAAG ATCTGCCCAAATTTGGAGAGCCAATTCAAAATCTTACCGTTCCGGTGGGGCGTGAGGCGGTACTGACTTGTGTCATCAACAATCTTCAAACGTACAAG GTGGCGTGGCTCCGTGTCGATACGCAAACAATACTGACGATTCAAACACATGTCATTACAAAAAATCACCGCATGACCATCGCACATGTGGAAGGCCGTGCGTGGGTGTTGCGCATTCGCGATGTGAAAGAATCGGACAAGGGATGGTACATGTGCCAGGTCAACACCGATCCGATGCGTAATCAGATTGGCTACCTGAACGTTGTCG TTCCGCCAAACATATTGGACTATCCCACCAGTACCGATATGGTCGTGCGCGAGGGCAGCAACGTTACACTGAAATGTGCCGCTTCCGGTTCACCGACTCCTTCCATCATGTGGCGCCGAGAGGGCAATGAGCCTGTCAGCGCGGGAG CGACCAGTCTGAACAGCTCCACCTTTTCCATTTCGCGAGTTAATCGACTGCACATGGGGGCATATTTGTGCATTGCATCGAACGGTATCCCGCCGTCGGTCAGCAAACGCGTCATGTTGATTGTTCATT TTCCACCAATGATATGGATTCAAGATCAGCTTGTTGGTGCCGCCCTGGGACAGCGTTTGACTCTCGAGTGTCAATCCGAAGCTTACCCACGCTCCATCAATTACTGGATGAAGAATGACACCATCATAACGCAAG GCAAACACTTCGAACCATCAATTAAGGAGATCAACAACTATAAGGTGGTGATGAAGCTTACCATTAAAGACATAAACATCGCAGACTTCGGAACTTATAAATGCGTTGTAAAAAACTCGCTCGGTGAAACGGACGGCTCTATAAAAGTTTATC ACATTCCATCGACCACTGCTATGGCCACCAGTCCTCCAGCGACAACAACgattgccaccaccaccgaagcAGTGTTTAGAAAGAACT acaaaaacaaagtGTATCGCCCACCGTTGGATGAATTTTCTTCCTCATCCAACAAAATCACTGAAACAGGAGACAGTGCTGAAACGTGGAATATCGATGGAACGATTGAGAAAG ATCGTGATCATCGGTACAGGGATAAGGGTGCCGGCTTCAGTGAGGATCAACGGGAAAAGGAAGCGTTCGTTGATACTGAAGGAAATTCACGCGGCAGCCTGAATGCTGTGTCGTCTAGAAGTGCTCTCCTGATCAGTGTATTGTACACACTGTTCGTAGGCATGGTCAGAGAATGCCGGTGA